The Lonchura striata isolate bLonStr1 chromosome Z, bLonStr1.mat, whole genome shotgun sequence genome window below encodes:
- the CARTPT gene encoding cocaine- and amphetamine-regulated transcript protein: MESCRALALCAVAAALLLSARGHGAAPPRRARDLGPPGGGGASREKELIEALQEVLEKLKSKRGPHYEKKFGQVPMCDAGEQCAVRKGARIGKLCDCPRGTSCNSFLLKCL; encoded by the exons ATGGAGAGCTGCCGGGCGCTGGCGCTGTGCGCCGTggcggccgcgctgctgctCAGCGCCCGCGGACAcggagcggccccgccgcgccgcgcgcgCGACCTCGGcccgcccggcggcggcggcgcctccCGGGAGAAGGAGCTG ATCGAGGCgctgcaggaggtgctggagaagCTCAAGAGCAAGAGGGGACCGCACTACGAGAAGAAGTTCGGGCAGGTGCCCATG TGCGACGCCGGGGAGCAGTGCGCCGTGAGGAAGGGGGCTCGCATCGGGAAGCTCTGCGACTGCCCCCGGGGGACGTCGTGCAATTCCTTCCTCCTCAAGTGCCTGTAA